The following coding sequences lie in one Euhalothece natronophila Z-M001 genomic window:
- a CDS encoding PIN domain-containing protein, with amino-acid sequence MTGPSRELIRGCLQGSYQPLMGNALFLEYESVIERKEIQANCPLSESESKALLEAFLSVCQWINIYYLWRPNLRDQADNHLIELAVAGNAIAIVTNNVKDFQKTELLFPELSILKPEDMMRR; translated from the coding sequence GTGACTGGACCCAGTCGGGAACTGATCCGAGGTTGTTTGCAAGGTAGTTATCAACCCTTAATGGGGAATGCTCTATTTTTGGAGTATGAATCGGTGATTGAACGAAAAGAAATTCAAGCCAATTGTCCACTTTCTGAGTCTGAGAGCAAGGCGTTGCTGGAAGCCTTTTTAAGTGTTTGTCAGTGGATTAATATCTACTATTTGTGGCGACCAAATCTGAGGGATCAAGCGGACAATCATTTAATTGAGCTTGCCGTAGCAGGGAACGCGATCGCGATCGTAACTAATAATGTTAAAGATTTTCAGAAAACCGAATTACTCTTTCCCGAGTTATCAATCTTAAAACCAGAAGACATGATGAGGAGATAA
- a CDS encoding toxin-antitoxin system HicB family antitoxin → MATLTIRIPEEKHERLKALAEGLRILRLQLARSFAPYDGAGSLVNFNLVGRRGV, encoded by the coding sequence ATGGCAACTCTCACGATTCGCATCCCAGAGGAGAAACATGAACGTCTCAAAGCTTTAGCAGAAGGGCTGAGAATCCTACGACTACAACTCGCGCGTTCCTTTGCGCCGTACGACGGCGCAGGGTCACTCGTCAATTTTAATTTAGTCGGTAGACGGGGCGTATAA
- a CDS encoding DNA-binding protein: MEELSTIALTEFDAHTRFQAMASRGNPEQGLKLLDKLDARSASQ; this comes from the coding sequence ATGGAAGAACTTTCAACGATTGCGCTAACTGAATTTGACGCTCATACTCGTTTCCAAGCGATGGCATCCAGAGGTAATCCCGAACAAGGGCTGAAATTATTGGATAAACTTGATGCTCGTTCTGCAAGTCAGTGA
- a CDS encoding pentapeptide repeat-containing protein, which yields MKLTKSRLVIGYGNREKSDEGAGCRIAEIIQQQDWKDTEALSVEYLTPRLASFMIQAKTVVFVGSYVPFNNLKPEIIVKHFLPNSKKEKFEINSLDPPSVLLSFTQLTYHKQPNAFWILIPAVNCQKGNNFSSSTQEAIQNAITYLAAQKPMDIIPSDHSVNRSSKISLSSPKIGGQKMDAIQLLSRKEQGERIFSKVNLHGANLKGANLEEIDLSEADLSHADLTEAKLSRSNLSSANLTDADLDYADLRSANLSQVNLIGASLVGAKLGRANLKGADVRGADFSNADLSGAILTDVELSAALLTGANIGDVELQQVATERGISHKWISWSGS from the coding sequence ATGAAATTAACTAAATCTCGTTTAGTAATCGGTTACGGCAATCGCGAAAAATCTGATGAAGGGGCTGGATGCCGTATTGCTGAAATTATCCAACAACAAGACTGGAAAGATACAGAGGCTCTCAGCGTTGAATATCTTACTCCTAGGCTTGCTTCTTTCATGATTCAAGCAAAAACAGTTGTCTTTGTTGGCTCTTATGTGCCATTTAACAACCTGAAACCAGAGATAATTGTTAAACATTTTCTTCCTAATTCCAAAAAGGAGAAATTTGAAATAAATTCTTTAGACCCGCCATCTGTACTGCTATCTTTTACCCAGTTGACTTACCATAAACAGCCCAATGCTTTCTGGATTTTGATACCAGCAGTTAATTGTCAAAAAGGGAACAATTTTTCAAGTTCAACACAAGAAGCGATTCAAAATGCCATTACCTATCTAGCTGCTCAAAAACCGATGGATATTATTCCATCCGATCACTCAGTTAATCGCTCCAGTAAAATAAGTCTTTCATCACCAAAAATAGGAGGTCAAAAAATGGATGCTATTCAATTACTATCCCGAAAAGAGCAAGGGGAACGAATCTTCTCCAAAGTTAACCTACATGGTGCCAATTTAAAAGGAGCCAATCTGGAAGAAATTGACCTTAGTGAGGCTGATTTAAGCCATGCTGATTTAACTGAAGCTAAGTTATCTAGAAGTAACCTTAGTTCTGCTAATTTGACAGATGCTGACCTTGATTATGCTGATTTAAGGAGTGCTAATCTGAGTCAAGTAAACTTGATCGGAGCGAGTCTAGTTGGGGCTAAACTGGGACGAGCTAATTTAAAAGGTGCTGACGTGAGAGGTGCTGATTTCTCTAATGCTGATCTAAGCGGGGCAATCTTAACGGATGTCGAGTTAAGCGCTGCACTCCTGACTGGTGCCAATATTGGGGATGTTGAATTACAGCAAGTAGCAACTGAGCGCGGTATTTCTCATAAGTGGATTAGTTGGTCAGGTTCTTAA
- a CDS encoding tetratricopeptide repeat protein, with protein MLRLVQFLMIPFMIISMEFPAVATPLDLMTLGVQQIQEENYQEALLTFDQVLKDEPENSQARQYRCLTQLNLEKLESAIADCSAVIQENSNSINAYLWRGLAYYRHQNYNAAINDYNYILSQEPNHTQALYNRGLAYSAIAQLPKALSDYNQALENTQHLSEQEKATIYNDRGIVYLEQNQYHQARQDFSQAIHLNQNDSRSLYNLGCVCHYLGEHKTAIKHFTRALEKAPNNPSYYVSRGLAYYQVNDTNSALKDLMTGAKQFQSQGNQKARREILQLINQLQSSRVSRLS; from the coding sequence ATGTTACGTCTTGTTCAATTCCTAATGATTCCATTTATGATTATCTCAATGGAATTTCCAGCCGTCGCTACTCCTTTAGATTTAATGACGTTGGGAGTTCAACAAATTCAAGAAGAAAACTATCAAGAAGCTCTGTTAACGTTTGATCAAGTTTTAAAAGATGAGCCTGAAAATTCTCAAGCTAGACAATATCGTTGTTTAACACAATTAAACTTAGAAAAATTAGAAAGCGCGATCGCGGATTGTTCTGCGGTTATTCAAGAAAATTCTAACTCAATTAATGCTTATCTTTGGCGAGGGTTAGCTTACTATCGCCATCAAAATTATAACGCTGCTATTAATGACTATAATTACATTTTAAGTCAAGAACCAAACCATACTCAAGCCCTATATAATCGGGGATTAGCTTACAGCGCGATCGCGCAATTACCTAAAGCTCTCTCTGATTACAACCAAGCCCTAGAAAATACCCAGCATCTTAGTGAACAAGAAAAAGCAACCATTTATAATGATCGAGGGATTGTCTATTTAGAACAAAACCAATACCACCAAGCAAGACAAGACTTTTCCCAAGCAATTCACTTAAACCAAAATGATAGCCGTTCGTTATATAACTTGGGATGTGTCTGTCATTATTTGGGAGAACATAAGACTGCAATTAAACACTTTACTAGGGCTTTAGAAAAAGCACCGAATAATCCCTCTTACTATGTCAGCCGAGGATTAGCCTATTATCAAGTAAATGATACTAATTCCGCCCTCAAAGATTTAATGACAGGGGCAAAACAGTTTCAATCTCAAGGAAATCAAAAGGCGCGACGAGAAATTCTCCAACTCATTAACCAACTGCAATCAAGTCGTGTCAGTCGCCTTTCCTAA
- the petJ gene encoding cytochrome c6 PetJ: protein MIRKIIASLLLVTFLVIASPVQAAPSGEQIFQANCAACHAGGGNRIMANKTLKQDALARYNMDSKENIVQQVTNGKRAMPAFRGRLTSSQIEAVAEYVLSQAEKGW, encoded by the coding sequence ATGATTCGGAAAATAATTGCATCTCTTCTGTTAGTGACTTTCTTAGTTATTGCTTCTCCTGTTCAAGCGGCTCCTAGTGGTGAGCAAATTTTTCAGGCTAACTGTGCGGCTTGCCATGCTGGTGGAGGCAATCGGATTATGGCAAATAAAACTCTAAAACAAGATGCTTTAGCTCGATACAATATGGACTCTAAAGAAAACATTGTCCAACAAGTTACCAATGGAAAAAGAGCGATGCCTGCATTTCGAGGAAGATTAACTTCATCTCAAATTGAGGCAGTTGCTGAGTATGTTTTAAGCCAAGCAGAAAAAGGCTGGTAA
- a CDS encoding metal ABC transporter solute-binding protein, Zn/Mn family: MPNRLGQRLPLILASAFALGLASCEPNDLATNGADDVDEAEDLTIVTTFIPMTNFTKAVVGDRAEVEQLLPPESGAHHYQGTPGDVQMLANADVLVKNGLDMEFFLEDTIDSADNPDLHTIDTSQGIAALTWDEIEAAREIDADDHDHDNGHSHDHDHDHENSHDHDNGHSHDDNHHDHENSHDHDNGHSHDDNHHDHENSHDHDNGHSHDDNHHDHENSHDHDNGHSHDDNHHDHENSHDHDNGHSHDDNHHDHENDHDHDNGHSHDDNHHDHENSHDHDNGHSHDDNHHDHENSHDHDNGHDHTHDHDNGHSHSHDHGDYDPHIWLDPKRAIQQVENIRDGLIEVDPAGEEVYTENAAAYIEELEALDEELSEKLSPYAGQTFVVFHDLANYFADSYDLRSEYLVGVPAENPSPDDVRRVMDTVTEYNIQAVLTEPQAEEGFSALADDLDITVSVFDPIETGDSDSLEPEYYLTTMRQNVENLANTFEATEQSHLPLNIIPHQERVSYSKEVESPQVIVLGFQEK, translated from the coding sequence ATGCCCAATAGACTAGGACAACGCTTACCACTGATTCTTGCTTCTGCCTTTGCACTAGGTTTAGCCAGTTGTGAACCTAACGATCTTGCCACGAACGGAGCAGACGACGTTGATGAAGCGGAGGACTTAACAATTGTCACCACTTTTATACCAATGACTAATTTTACTAAAGCAGTGGTCGGCGATCGCGCAGAAGTGGAACAACTCCTTCCCCCTGAGTCTGGAGCGCACCACTATCAAGGAACACCGGGGGATGTTCAAATGCTTGCCAATGCCGATGTTTTGGTTAAAAATGGCTTGGATATGGAGTTTTTCTTAGAGGATACGATTGACAGTGCTGATAATCCTGATTTACACACCATTGACACCAGTCAAGGGATTGCAGCCCTAACGTGGGATGAAATAGAAGCGGCTCGCGAAATTGATGCTGATGATCATGACCACGATAATGGACATAGTCATGACCACGACCACGATCATGAAAACAGCCATGACCACGATAATGGGCATAGCCACGATGATAACCACCATGATCATGAAAACAGCCATGACCACGATAATGGGCATAGCCACGATGATAACCACCATGATCATGAAAACAGTCATGACCACGATAACGGGCATAGCCACGATGATAACCACCATGATCATGAAAACAGTCATGACCACGATAACGGGCATAGCCACGATGATAACCACCATGATCATGAAAACAGCCATGACCACGATAACGGGCATAGCCACGATGATAACCACCATGATCATGAAAACGACCATGACCACGATAATGGGCATAGCCACGATGATAACCACCATGATCATGAAAACAGCCATGACCACGATAATGGGCATAGCCACGATGATAACCACCATGATCATGAAAACAGCCATGACCACGATAATGGGCATGATCATACCCACGATCACGATAACGGGCATAGTCATAGCCACGATCACGGAGACTATGACCCTCATATTTGGCTTGATCCTAAACGTGCCATCCAACAAGTAGAGAACATTCGTGATGGCTTAATCGAAGTTGATCCTGCAGGAGAAGAGGTTTATACCGAGAACGCTGCTGCTTATATTGAGGAATTAGAAGCTCTAGACGAAGAACTTTCAGAAAAACTCAGCCCCTATGCTGGGCAAACCTTTGTGGTGTTTCATGATTTAGCCAATTACTTTGCTGACAGCTACGATCTGCGTTCAGAATACTTAGTGGGAGTTCCTGCAGAAAATCCGTCTCCTGATGATGTCAGACGAGTCATGGATACAGTCACAGAGTATAATATTCAAGCAGTTCTCACTGAACCGCAAGCAGAAGAGGGCTTTTCAGCCCTAGCTGATGACCTAGATATTACTGTAAGTGTATTTGATCCCATTGAAACGGGCGATTCTGATTCCCTAGAGCCTGAATACTATTTAACGACGATGCGTCAAAATGTAGAAAATTTAGCAAATACTTTTGAAGCCACAGAGCAATCTCACTTACCATTAAATATTATTCCTCACCAAGAGAGAGTTAGTTATTCAAAGGAAGTAGAATCACCCCAAGTAATTGTCCTTGGCTTTCAGGAGAAATAA